From a single Alkalihalophilus pseudofirmus genomic region:
- a CDS encoding competence protein ComK — MKPSIQPHYDINRHTLAIMPAYHTDYETIVYENHQIYYVAESSLSMIKRACIEGGATYDGRRTAVSEITRAQSKVPIPIDTIDQIYTFPTHSPTKLECSWFFYHHIRTFMPDPDHAAKTIITFRNSIQLTIDATYATIERQIQRTSYCILRLTYRPYKTEQVMRQINYSPAHY, encoded by the coding sequence ATGAAACCATCTATCCAGCCGCATTATGATATTAACCGCCACACTCTTGCGATTATGCCAGCCTATCACACCGACTATGAAACGATTGTCTATGAGAATCATCAAATCTATTATGTAGCCGAATCAAGCCTGTCGATGATCAAGCGAGCTTGCATTGAAGGCGGCGCCACCTATGACGGCCGCAGAACAGCAGTAAGCGAAATCACAAGAGCACAAAGTAAAGTGCCGATCCCGATTGATACGATTGATCAGATCTACACCTTCCCAACCCATTCACCCACAAAGCTCGAATGCTCCTGGTTTTTCTATCACCACATTCGCACCTTTATGCCAGACCCTGACCACGCTGCGAAAACGATCATTACCTTCCGCAACTCCATCCAGTTAACAATTGATGCCACCTATGCAACAATCGAACGCCAAATCCAGCGCACTTCTTATTGCATTTTAAGACTCACATATAGACCATATAAAACAGAGCAGGTGATGAGGCAGATCAATTATTCACCAGCCCATTACTAA
- a CDS encoding helix-turn-helix domain-containing protein codes for MGKQGKDALSESFGVIIRTKRNRAGLTIAELAWISGLTETYISEIENGKRNMSLDIIMKLAASFEHDEPGNLLNETPHEVYEAIRTPIQQRIDESKK; via the coding sequence GTGGGAAAACAAGGAAAAGATGCGTTAAGTGAATCGTTTGGAGTGATCATCCGGACAAAAAGAAATCGAGCCGGCCTAACGATCGCAGAGTTAGCTTGGATATCTGGTTTAACAGAGACATACATAAGTGAAATTGAAAATGGAAAACGAAATATGTCCCTAGACATTATCATGAAGCTCGCTGCATCGTTTGAGCACGATGAACCCGGAAATCTCTTAAATGAAACTCCACATGAAGTATATGAAGCCATAAGAACACCAATCCAACAGCGAATCGACGAAAGCAAGAAGTAG
- a CDS encoding DUF5946 family protein: MVNNNTVMENGKCIECGASQIDWLSCYEMFQFPLVWEHNDPKLYALHFWLVSCYMIQHPSNFTKDGYHQLVNLFIEAYDGEWDTDYILIKNREMVGNITNITNPTANEKRERTYRKWSITIEDIYKGGEVNAIDSINNWKEKIRINLNVC; the protein is encoded by the coding sequence GTGGTTAATAACAATACAGTAATGGAAAATGGAAAATGTATTGAATGTGGAGCAAGTCAAATAGATTGGCTTTCATGCTATGAGATGTTCCAATTTCCCTTGGTGTGGGAGCATAACGATCCCAAGTTATATGCTCTACATTTTTGGCTTGTTTCCTGCTATATGATTCAACACCCATCTAACTTTACAAAGGATGGTTATCATCAACTCGTTAACTTGTTCATCGAAGCGTACGACGGTGAGTGGGATACAGATTATATTCTTATAAAGAATCGGGAGATGGTAGGAAACATAACCAACATAACTAATCCAACTGCGAATGAGAAGAGAGAACGTACTTATAGAAAATGGTCAATAACAATTGAGGATATATATAAAGGGGGAGAAGTAAACGCAATAGACTCAATTAATAACTGGAAAGAGAAAATTAGAATCAATTTAAATGTATGTTAG